One Mycolicibacterium sarraceniae genomic window carries:
- the aceE gene encoding pyruvate dehydrogenase (acetyl-transferring), homodimeric type, with protein sequence MTTEFARHDLAQNSSSQSDSDRVRVIREGVASYLPDIDGEETAEWLESFDALLARSGPARARYLMLRLLERAGEQRVAIPALTSTDYVNTIPTELEPWFPGDEDVERRYRAWIRWNAAIMVHRAQRPGVGVGGHISTYASSAALYEVGFNHFFRGKAHPGGGDQVFIQGHASPGIYARAFLEGRLTADQLDGFRQEHSHPGGGLPSYPHPRLMPDFWEFPTVSMGLGPMNAIYQARFNHYLHDRGIKDTADQHVWAFLGDGEMDEPESRGLIQVAANEGLDNLTFVVNCNLQRLDGPVRGNGKIIQELESFFRGAGWNVIKVVWGREWDTLLHADKDGALVNLMNTTPDGDYQTYKANDGAYVRDHFFGRDPRTKALVEPMTDSEIWNLKRGGHDYRKVYAAYRAAMEHKGQPTVILAKTIKGYSLGAHFQGRNATHQMKKLALQDLRDFRDAIRIPVSDAQLEQDPYLPPYYHPGPEAPEIRYLIDRRRALGGFLPERRTKAKVLTLPPRDVYKALKKGSGQQQVATTMATVRTFKELLRDKEIGHRIVPIIPDEARTFGMDSWFPSLKIYNRNGQLYTAVDAELMLAYKESEIGQILHEGINEAGSTASFTAVGTSYSTHNEPMIPIYIFYSMFGFQRTGDGLWAAGDQMARGFVLGATAGRTTLTGEGLQHADGHSLLLASTNPAVVAYDPAFAYEIAYIVESGLARMYGENPENIFFYITIYNEPYAQPAEPADFDPEGLLRGIYRYRAASEKRSNVAQILASGVSMPEALRAADLLAERWDVAADVWSVTSWGELNRDGVSVEKELLRHPDRPARMPYVTQALADTAGPAVAVSDWMRAVPEQIRAWVPNTYVTLGTDGFGFSDTRPAARRYFNTDAESVVVAVLEALARDGEIDPSVAIAAAKEYRIDDVLAAEVSFVDTGSA encoded by the coding sequence GTGACCACCGAGTTCGCGCGCCACGATCTGGCCCAAAACTCAAGCAGTCAAAGCGATTCCGATCGAGTACGGGTGATCCGCGAGGGTGTGGCGTCGTATCTGCCCGATATCGACGGCGAGGAAACCGCGGAGTGGCTGGAGTCGTTCGACGCACTTCTGGCCCGTTCGGGCCCGGCTCGGGCGCGCTACCTGATGCTGCGCCTGCTGGAGCGCGCCGGTGAACAGCGCGTCGCAATCCCCGCGCTGACATCGACGGATTACGTCAACACCATTCCCACCGAACTGGAGCCCTGGTTCCCCGGGGACGAGGATGTCGAACGCCGATACCGCGCCTGGATCAGGTGGAACGCCGCGATCATGGTGCACCGCGCGCAACGCCCCGGCGTCGGCGTGGGCGGACATATCTCCACCTATGCGTCCTCGGCCGCGCTCTACGAGGTCGGCTTCAACCACTTCTTCCGCGGCAAGGCCCACCCCGGCGGCGGCGACCAGGTCTTTATCCAGGGCCACGCCTCCCCCGGCATCTACGCCCGCGCCTTCCTCGAAGGCCGGCTCACCGCCGATCAGCTCGATGGCTTCCGCCAGGAGCACAGCCACCCCGGCGGCGGCCTGCCGTCCTACCCGCACCCGCGGCTGATGCCCGATTTCTGGGAGTTCCCGACGGTGTCGATGGGCCTGGGCCCGATGAACGCGATCTACCAGGCACGGTTCAACCACTACCTGCACGACCGCGGCATCAAGGACACCGCCGACCAGCATGTGTGGGCGTTCCTCGGCGACGGGGAGATGGATGAGCCGGAAAGCCGAGGCCTGATCCAGGTGGCCGCCAACGAAGGTCTGGACAACCTGACCTTCGTGGTCAACTGCAACCTGCAGCGCTTGGATGGACCGGTACGCGGCAACGGCAAGATCATCCAGGAACTGGAGTCCTTCTTCCGGGGCGCCGGCTGGAACGTCATCAAGGTGGTGTGGGGTCGCGAGTGGGACACCCTGCTGCATGCCGACAAGGACGGCGCGCTGGTGAACCTGATGAACACCACGCCCGACGGCGACTACCAGACCTACAAGGCCAACGACGGCGCCTACGTCCGCGACCACTTCTTCGGCCGTGACCCCCGCACCAAGGCCCTGGTCGAGCCGATGACCGACAGCGAGATCTGGAACCTCAAGCGTGGCGGCCACGACTACCGCAAGGTCTATGCCGCCTACCGCGCGGCCATGGAGCACAAGGGCCAGCCGACGGTGATCCTCGCCAAGACGATCAAGGGTTACTCACTGGGCGCCCACTTCCAGGGCCGCAACGCCACGCACCAGATGAAAAAGCTTGCACTGCAAGACCTCCGGGACTTCCGCGACGCCATCCGGATCCCGGTCAGCGACGCCCAGCTCGAGCAGGACCCGTACCTGCCGCCGTACTACCACCCGGGCCCGGAGGCACCGGAGATCCGCTACCTGATCGACCGGCGCCGCGCGCTTGGCGGCTTCCTGCCCGAACGGCGCACCAAGGCCAAAGTGCTGACCCTGCCCCCGCGGGATGTGTACAAGGCGCTCAAGAAGGGGTCCGGCCAGCAGCAGGTCGCGACCACCATGGCCACGGTCCGCACATTCAAGGAATTGTTGCGGGACAAGGAGATCGGGCACCGGATCGTCCCGATCATCCCCGACGAGGCGCGCACCTTCGGCATGGACTCCTGGTTCCCGAGCCTGAAGATCTACAACCGTAACGGCCAGCTCTACACCGCTGTCGACGCCGAATTGATGCTGGCCTACAAGGAAAGTGAGATCGGCCAGATCCTGCACGAGGGCATCAACGAGGCCGGGTCGACGGCGTCGTTCACCGCGGTCGGCACCTCGTACTCGACGCACAACGAGCCGATGATCCCGATCTACATCTTCTATTCGATGTTCGGCTTTCAGCGCACCGGAGACGGGCTGTGGGCGGCCGGAGACCAGATGGCCCGCGGCTTCGTCCTTGGCGCGACAGCCGGACGCACCACGCTGACCGGCGAGGGCCTGCAGCACGCCGACGGCCACTCGCTGCTGCTGGCGTCGACCAATCCGGCGGTGGTGGCCTACGACCCGGCGTTCGCCTACGAGATCGCCTACATCGTGGAGAGCGGCCTGGCCCGGATGTACGGCGAGAACCCGGAGAACATTTTCTTCTACATCACCATCTACAACGAGCCCTACGCCCAGCCGGCCGAGCCGGCGGATTTCGATCCCGAGGGACTGTTGCGGGGCATCTACCGGTACCGGGCTGCCAGCGAGAAGCGCTCCAACGTGGCGCAGATTCTGGCCTCCGGGGTGTCGATGCCCGAGGCACTGCGCGCCGCGGACCTGCTGGCCGAGCGCTGGGACGTCGCCGCCGACGTCTGGTCGGTGACCAGCTGGGGTGAGCTCAACCGTGACGGCGTGTCCGTGGAGAAGGAACTGCTGCGCCACCCCGACCGCCCGGCCCGAATGCCGTACGTGACGCAGGCGCTGGCCGATACCGCCGGCCCCGCTGTCGCGGTGTCGGACTGGATGCGCGCGGTGCCCGAGCAGATCCGGGCGTGGGTGCCCAACACCTACGTCACGCTGGGCACCGACGGGTTCGGCTTCTCCGACACCCGGCCCGCGGCGCGCCGCTACTTCAATACCGACGCCGAGTCGGTGGTGGTGGCCGTGCTGGAGGCGCTGGCCCGTGACGGGGAGATCGACCCGTCGGTGGCGATCGCGGCCGCCAAGGAGTACCGGATCGACGATGTCCTGGCCGCGGAGGTCTCCTTCGTCGACACGGGCAGCGCCTAG
- a CDS encoding PucR family transcriptional regulator yields the protein MLDNTPLEPPRSPLELLETVPESTLRRLKQHSGRLAGEAVAAMTEHLPFFSELEASQRSSVQLVLQTAVVNFAEWVRNPLSNVGYTAEAFALVPQELTRRIALAQTVDMVRVSMEYFEAALPSLGRNEEQRVALSVGILRYSRDLAFAAASSYADAAEARGAWDSRMEASVVDAVVRGDTGQELLSRAAALNWDTTAPATVVVGSPPAGREGLASEDVRAIAARHGRGALADVHGTWLIGIISGPLGPTDRFFNDVINAFADSPVVIGPTAPMLSAAHHSASEAISGMNAVAGWTGAPRPVLARELLPERALLGDASAVTALHTEIMRPLADAGPALTETLDAYLDSGGAIEACARKLFVHPNTVRYRLRRITDFTGRDPTLPRDAYVLRVASTVGRLGHRAPIHTTANSSVAQLTPPLVDTTGVNQVRR from the coding sequence GTGCTCGACAACACACCACTCGAACCGCCGCGCTCTCCCCTGGAGTTGCTCGAGACTGTGCCGGAGTCGACGCTGCGCCGGCTCAAGCAGCACTCCGGCCGGCTGGCCGGCGAGGCGGTGGCGGCAATGACCGAGCATCTGCCGTTTTTCAGCGAGCTGGAGGCCTCCCAGCGATCGAGCGTGCAACTCGTGCTGCAAACCGCGGTGGTCAACTTCGCGGAATGGGTGCGCAACCCACTGAGCAACGTCGGCTATACCGCCGAGGCGTTCGCGCTGGTGCCCCAGGAGCTGACCCGCCGCATCGCCCTGGCCCAGACCGTCGACATGGTTCGCGTGAGTATGGAGTATTTCGAGGCCGCTCTGCCCTCACTGGGCCGCAACGAGGAACAGCGCGTCGCCCTATCGGTCGGCATCCTGCGCTACAGCCGCGATCTGGCCTTCGCCGCCGCGTCCTCCTATGCCGACGCCGCCGAGGCGCGCGGCGCCTGGGACAGCCGGATGGAAGCCAGCGTCGTCGACGCCGTCGTGCGCGGCGACACCGGGCAGGAACTCCTGTCCCGGGCGGCCGCACTGAACTGGGACACCACAGCCCCCGCGACGGTCGTGGTCGGCAGCCCGCCGGCCGGACGGGAAGGACTGGCCAGCGAAGATGTGCGCGCGATCGCCGCGCGGCACGGCCGGGGGGCGCTGGCCGACGTACACGGCACCTGGCTCATCGGCATCATCTCCGGCCCGCTCGGACCCACCGACCGGTTTTTCAACGATGTGATCAACGCTTTCGCCGACAGCCCGGTGGTGATCGGACCGACCGCACCGATGCTCAGCGCGGCCCACCACAGCGCCAGTGAAGCCATCTCTGGGATGAACGCCGTCGCCGGCTGGACCGGCGCGCCCCGGCCGGTCCTGGCCCGAGAACTGTTGCCAGAGCGGGCACTTCTGGGTGATGCATCGGCGGTCACCGCCTTGCACACCGAGATCATGCGACCGCTGGCCGACGCCGGACCGGCGCTCACCGAGACCTTGGACGCGTACCTCGACAGCGGCGGTGCCATCGAAGCTTGCGCCAGAAAATTGTTCGTTCATCCAAATACGGTCCGCTACCGCCTGCGACGGATCACCGACTTCACCGGCCGTGACCCCACGCTGCCACGCGATGCCTACGTCCTGCGGGTGGCCTCTACCGTTGGTCGCCTCGGTCACCGGGCGCCTATCCACACCACGGCAAACAGTTCTGTTGCACAGCTCACACCGCCGTTGGTCGATACCACGGGTGTCAATCAAGTCCGCAGGTAG
- a CDS encoding ACP S-malonyltransferase has protein sequence MIAVLAPGQGSQTPGMLAEWLELPGAADQIKTWSEIAGLDLARLGTTATADEITDTAVTQPLVVAATLLANAELVKRGLLADKKTVIAGHSVGEIAAYAIAGVISADDAVKLAAVRGAEMAKACAIEPTGMSAILGGDEAEVLARLEALDLVPANRNAAGQIVAAGAVAALEKLAEDPPAKARVRQLATAGAFHTHYMASALDGYAAAAAGVTTAEPTTTLLSNADGQPVASAQDAMKKLVAQLTRPVRWDLCTETMRQLFENTEGSAIVEFPPAGTLAGIAKRELRGVANRAIKTPADLDGLSEL, from the coding sequence GTGATCGCAGTGCTGGCTCCTGGCCAGGGATCCCAGACGCCCGGCATGCTCGCCGAATGGCTCGAGCTGCCCGGTGCCGCCGATCAGATCAAGACCTGGTCTGAGATTGCCGGCCTGGACCTGGCCCGTTTGGGCACCACCGCGACCGCCGACGAGATCACCGATACCGCGGTCACCCAGCCCCTCGTCGTCGCGGCCACGCTGCTCGCGAACGCCGAACTGGTCAAGCGCGGCCTGCTAGCCGATAAGAAGACCGTCATCGCAGGCCACTCGGTCGGCGAGATCGCGGCATACGCGATCGCCGGCGTCATCTCCGCTGATGACGCGGTGAAGCTGGCCGCCGTTCGCGGCGCCGAAATGGCCAAGGCCTGCGCCATCGAGCCGACGGGCATGTCGGCCATTCTGGGCGGCGACGAGGCCGAGGTGCTGGCCCGCCTCGAGGCCCTCGACTTGGTGCCCGCCAACCGCAACGCCGCCGGCCAGATCGTGGCCGCTGGAGCGGTCGCGGCCCTGGAGAAGCTGGCCGAGGACCCGCCGGCCAAGGCCCGGGTCCGCCAGCTGGCCACCGCAGGTGCCTTCCACACGCACTACATGGCCTCGGCGCTCGACGGCTATGCCGCCGCGGCCGCCGGTGTTACCACTGCCGAGCCCACCACCACGCTGCTGAGCAACGCCGATGGCCAGCCGGTAGCTTCGGCACAAGACGCGATGAAGAAGCTCGTCGCGCAATTGACCCGTCCGGTGCGCTGGGATCTGTGCACCGAGACCATGCGGCAGCTCTTTGAGAACACAGAGGGCTCGGCGATCGTCGAATTCCCGCCAGCGGGAACTCTGGCCGGCAT